One stretch of Podospora pseudoanserina strain CBS 124.78 chromosome 4, whole genome shotgun sequence DNA includes these proteins:
- a CDS encoding hypothetical protein (EggNog:ENOG503P24Z; COG:Q): MSETSEQKMADALEWNYTSPLAGYENAPPLPDERTDDGKSYVNNQTGVKSVAYERFIEPLDNGRRGGFDIHVYYFQNNPQQTQYARELWQRIRHEFPELRIYTFWDRPVGPHPVAMFEVNLFTPAQFGAFIPWLAIWRGPLSVLVHPNTTHEDDVPHELERELKNHTERAIWLGERIPLDVGRFKSLVAAFKRAESNKGE, translated from the exons ATGTCAGAGACATCAGAACAGAAAATGGCAGACGCACTCGAATGGAACTACACATCACCCTTGGCGGGGTATGAGAAcgcccctcctcttcccgaTGAGCGCACCGATGACGGCAAGAGCTATGTCAACAACCAGACGGGTGTGAAGAGCGTGGCATACGAAAGGTTCATTGAGCCGTTGGATAACGGTCGACGGGGTGGTTT CGACATTCATGTCTATTACTTCCAAAACAACCCTCAACAAACCCAATATGCGAGAGAGCTCTGGCAGAGAATCCGGCATGAATTCCCAGAACTACGTATCTATACCTTCTGGGACCGCCCCGTGGGACCGCATCCGGTCGCTATGTTTGAGGTGAACTTGTTCACTCCTGCACAGTTTGGAGCCTTCATTCCGTGGCTAGCGATTTGGAGAGGGCCTCTGTCCGTGTTGGTGCACCCCAACACTACTCACGAGGATGACGTACCACAtgagttggagagggagctgaAGAATCATACCGAGAGGGCGATTTggctgggggagaggattCCGCTTGACGTGGGAAGATTCAAGAGTTTGGTGGCGGCATTCAAGAGAGCAGAAAGTAATAAGGGGGAGTAA
- a CDS encoding hypothetical protein (EggNog:ENOG503PAHS) has product MFAGYCGLNNGTSNFPKPTDPPGAMTYYVTDLPQFQTLAPCAASGLSYALQGQTRGLCPAGPKALASCACLKEGMTLELSREITSSVKAYCRSTATEDVSSAISVYNYYCSAAENKVTAAGVTNSVDQTYATGVSGGVPRATGGPGSSGGGSSGGDSNTDNNSSRTNLGMIIGIAAGAIGGIVLLGALIWRLCKSSRNRREQERLAALAAPPPQPSVEPKLAPPTYRPFASPIAAVNKPTFASDVVAAPPPVDSPAPSSTLRVNSPGRTDNVSPISTTGPYSPPQNQSAVHSALFPPTPGTSELHAQTPSPYNSISPPNAPELHGQAAASSLYPPMPGTSELQSQNTQPVLASPNPYHSPAQPRAPELYGQGAPQVNRPELQGQGAMVPPPPHAPELYGQGAPMANRPELAGQGAMYPGQPHSQNMSELQGQGSHLHNVNMNRPELQGQGMMFAPPAAPGTQELHGQGGQYGQPQGQQGGGFQPYQTGYVPPQSQQPPAPTGQASWQAGPVPGTYEMDGEAYHRGR; this is encoded by the exons ATGTTTGCTGGCTACTGCGGCCTGAACAACGGAACCTCGAACTTCCCCAAGCCGACAGACCCGCCTGGTGCTATGACATATTATGTCACCGACTTGCCGCAATTCCAGACGCTCGCTCCCTGTGCCGCCTCAGGACTAAGCTATGCTCTCCAAGGG CAAACGCGAGGGCTGTGTCCTGCTGGCCCCAAAGCATTGGCCTCGTGCGCTTGCTTAAAGGAGGGGATGACACTGGAGCTCTCAAGGGAGATTACTTCAAGCGTGAAGGCATATTGCAGGTCGACAGCAACGGAGGATGTTAGCTCTGCTATCTCG GTTTACAACTACTATTGCAGTGCTGCCGAGAACAAAGTGACGGCCGCCGGGGTCACGAATTCGGTTGACCAAACATATGCAACTGGGGTTTCTGGCGGCGTCCCCAGAGCAACAGGTGGCCCGGGTAGCTCAGGAGGCGGGAGTAGTGGTGGCGATTCGAACACAGATAACAACTCCTCCAGGACTAATCTCGGCATGATCATCGGCATTGCGGCAGGTGCCATCGGAGGCATAGTTCTCCTAGGTGCTCTGATCTGGCGTCTCTGCAAGTCCTCCCGGAACCGTCGAGAACAAGAGCGTTTGGCCGCGCTGGctgctccaccaccccaaccgtCGGTCGAACCCAAGCTTGCTCCCCCAACATACCGGCCTTTTGCGAGTCCCATTGCCGCCGTCAACAAGCCAACATTTGCGTCTGACGTCGttgctgctcctcccccagtGGACTCACCAGCTCCGAGCTCGACACTGCGAGTAAATTCACCTGGAAGAACAGACAACGTATCACCAATCTCGACCACAGGGCCATACTCACCCCCGCAGAACCAATCTGCGGTCCACAGCGCGCTCTTCCCGCCAACGCCAGGCACCTCAGAACTTCACGCTCAAACACCGAGCCCATACAATTCAATTTCACCACCAAACGCACCCGAACTCCACGGCCAAGCAGCTGCTTCCTCTCTCTACCCACCCATGCCGGGCACATCAGAGCTTCAATCGCAGAACACTCAACCAGTTCTCGCTTCGCCAAACCCATATCACTCCCCAGCACAGCCAAGAGCCCCAGAACTGTACGGCCAGGGAGCCCCCCAAGTCAACAGACCAGAActccaagggcaaggagcCATGGTgccgcctccaccacatgCTCCGGAACTGTATGGTCAAGGAGCACCGATGGCCAATAGACCTGAACTTGCAGGCCAAGGGGCGATGTACCCGGGGCAACCTCACTCACAGAACATGTCGGAGCTTCAGGGGCAGGGGTCACATTTGCATAATGTGAATATGAACAGGCCGGAGCTCCAGGGTCAGGGGATGATGtttgctcctcctgcggCGCCGGGGACGCAGGAGCTGCATGGGCAGGGGGGACAATATGGGCAGCCTCAAGGgcagcaaggaggagggttccAGCCGTATCAGACTGGGTACGTGCCGCCACAGTCACAGCAACCGCCGGCGCCGACTGGGCAGGCGTCGTGGCAAGCGGGCCCTGTGCCGGGGACGTatgagatggatggggaggctTATcatcgggggaggtga
- a CDS encoding hypothetical protein (EggNog:ENOG503P48Y; COG:S), whose amino-acid sequence MADSMCGPSNGAKNLLAHTDRDRTLHQDRLVNAPQAGPGASFRSQNAGPSNAAQRAFEGFQQGGPVNAGFENGPLLPDMNPAALHRPPMAMSPAPMAARLAAEHHAAMRLESPATGGVGNQAWINEFASMKIANGSSVQAGQTPGMAMSHPGVHVVQQPMMLPTTGVNSFAPYQTGMTFQSYLPALSAPMTHSQLPGQEATAAAAVQVESAEVKDAFADLFDQYEQQADQLTDYQRQEQEFEQEQAKWMAEHGPKALPPTDAEMAAINSEMERIADEQEEHARRRENADLARAAEDILRAVSGNNSDKFKHSNFLELMRRIAASEIVVNEENFIDADTGEKIETGDLVAEGPVNGGGSSGGGNPVKGESGAVGGGGDAPPPPTAPASA is encoded by the exons ATGGCTGACTCCATGTGCGGCCCATCCAACGGGGCTAAGAACCTGCTCGCGCATACCGACCGCGATCGCACCCTGCACCAAGATCGGCTCGTGAATGCTCCTCAGGCTGGTCCCGGAGCT TCATTCCGGTCGCAGAATGCCGGTCCGAGCAACGCTGCCCAGAGAGCCTTTGAGGGTTTCCAGCAGGGTGGTCCGGTCAACGCTGGCTTTGAGAACGGCCCTCTGCTCCCTGATATGAACCCGGCTGCCCTTCATCGCCCTCCTATGGCCATGTCTCCTGCTCCGATGGCTGCCCGCCTGGCCGCAGAGCATCATGCAGCTATGCGCCTCGAGTCGCCCGCCACCGGTGGAGTCGGGAACCAAGCCTGGATCAACGAGTTTGCCAGCATGAAGATTGCGAACGGCAGTTCGGTCCAAGCTGGTCAAACCCCAGGCATGGCGATGAGCCACCCTGGTGTGCATGTTGTTCAGCAGCCTATGATGCTCCCCACCACAGGTGTCAACAGTTTCGCCCCTTACCAAACTGGCATGACCTTTCAGAGCTACCTACCTGCTCTCTCCGCCCCCATGACCCACAGCCAACTCCCAGGTCAAGaagccaccgccgccgccgctgtaCAAGTCGAAAGcgccgaggtcaaggacgCCTTTGCCGATCTATTCGACCAGTACGAGCAGCAAGCCGACCAGCTGACCGACTACCAGCGTCAGGAGCAGGAATTCGAGCAGGAGCAAGCCAAGTGGATGGCCGAGCATGGACCCAAAGCCCTTCCGCCTACCGATGCCGAGATGGCGGCGATCAACTCGGAGATGGAGCGGATTGCCGACGAGCAGGAGGAACACGCCCGTCGGAGGGAAAATGCGGACCTGGCTCGGGCGGCCGAAGACATCCTGAGGGCTGTTAGTGGCAACAACTCGGACAAGTTCAAGCACTCGAATTTCTTGGAGTTGATGAGACGGATTGCGGCGAGTGAGATTGTGGTGAATGAGGAGAATTTCATCGATGCGGATACGGGGGAGAAGATTGAGACGGGGGATTTGGTTGCTGAGGGGCCGGTGaatggcggcggcagcagcggtgGCGGCAATCCTGTGAAGGGGGAGAGTGGTgcggtgggtggtggtggtgatgcgccgccgccgccgactgCTCCGGCGAGCGCCTGA
- a CDS encoding hypothetical protein (EggNog:ENOG503PEPG; COG:S): protein MWDGSRVGRLMIGARVNELFSLKKELKDGAAMNLVSIAMHDRNRDLAGAVGGILGDYGHWGCEFRDLATRFRARAKEEHGDEVMEMVEKTIEAYEAVVTAILEFSVQSPRYGIKQYQREDGYFEIPL, encoded by the exons ATGTGGGATGGATCAAGAGTGGGAAGGCTAATGATTGGGGCTAGGGTGAATGAGCTGTTTTCGTTGAAGAAGGAATTG AAAGATGGTGCGGCTATGAATTTGGTATCGATAGCTATGCACGACCGGAACCGTGATCTCGCGGGTGCTGTGGGGGGGATTTTGGGAGACTATGGGCATTGGGGCTGTGAGTTTCGGGATCTCGCTACTCGTTTCCGAGCAAGAGCGAAAGAAGAGCATGGAGATGAGGTTATGGAGATGGTCGAGAAGACCATCGAGGCCTACGAGGCGGTTGTGACGGCTATACTGGAATTTTCGGTCCAGAGCCCAAGGTACGGCATAAAACAGTACCAGAGGGAAGATGGGTATTTTGAGATACCTCTATAG